The window TCGCATAATTTAATTCTGTACGGAATGAAATTAACAAGAATTCACTAAAGTTGGCTTTGCCCCAAAAATGCAAACAAGAATGATCGAAACTGGCTGTACTTGTGCATTTGCCAATATTACGTCATAACTCCAGTTACTAATCTAACTCGGGCCTTGTATTCAGAAGTGTACACGGTATGAGCTGGTAACATGTCTTACAAGGCGAACCGATATCATGGTCATTATTGAATGTTATAAAGACACTGATaatataagtttttttttcttgcgtaTCAACTGACAGACTCAACAGTGTAATTAAAGTTTTTACAAATAACTTAAACTCAGATCTTGCAAGCAGGCGAAAAGAAACTATTACCATGTAAAATATAGTAAATCTTAAATCTGTTATGCAGCTCTAATGAAGCcttaaattgatttaaaacTTAAGATCACTGAGTCTAACTTTGTATTTCTGATGCTTATATAGCCAAAATTACAAGAATACCATCGATGGGATCATCGTACTGCAGGAGaaagttatatttatttcacttgTTTACAGGATCATCTAAGATTAGCTTGACTGAGACTCTCTCAATGTCAGAAAGTACAATCGCACGATCATGACTCATCGACCCTAAGACCATTGAAAACTATTTATAGCTCACCcataaattatcaaatttgtaACATTAATTTACAACTAAGGTAATAACAAAAACAGCAAGCATGATAGTTTTGAGAATAGCCAAACAGAAAGCATGACATAGATTTTGGTGGTGAAAATGTTCAATGGGAAATATTGTGGACGCGTACTACACACGTCACAATAACATACATCAATTAGTCTTTGGAgattaaaatgtaaatttaagtATAACTTGAGTTAATCTTTGGAACGAGCCACACTATTGGAATAAAGTGACTTTCTTCCAATCCCGTAATATTCGTGATGTATTCATGGTATACGCGACctgtaaaaaaggaaaaaattcacacataCATCAACCCACCTTGTTATGAGGAAGTACTATAAAAGCACCACCTCCAGCAGACTCAACAATGATGGCGAGGAACTTTGGATTAACAGCGCAAAAGGTTGAGTCCCATGAGGACTTGGACACCCTGATGTTATCGTAGCATTGTTCCCGTTTCAATGCCGTGCCATAGACATGACGGAATTTGCTGCTTCGCACCACACGAAAAGACATACCTAACCAAGCTACCTACTACACTGGACCTGCAACAGATCAACAAACAATATTGAGACAAGAGAACTTAACCTAAAAAAGCTCAGCGCTCCAACTTACTAGGAACGTTCgtgtatgtattataatattattggtaataaataattattacgtaGGAAGCGCGGGTATGGCCGCCACATGGATCATCCCCTTGACTTATAAATAGATATTCCCCACTATCGGAgaggaataaaatgaaaaatatttcccagATATTTTCACCGAATTTTCAACATGCAGACCAGGGGAAGGGAAGTGCCGCAGCGGTGTGCGTCAATCGCGATATCTCATTTCGGTTGGGTGGATAACCGCGGGATGGCGGCACCCTGCGCCGGGACCGGAAACCGCCCTGCAACGCCTTATTTGGCAATGCGCACCCTCTCGCACGCACGGGTATCCACCCCATCCCTCTGCACATGTTCTTTCTCACTCGGTCGCTCCGCCGCGGCACACCCTACCGCCCCCCGTTGATGATGAATTTTCACAAGAAGTTTAATcgttattcaaataatattcagTTATCTTACTATTTATCAAACGGCCGGCGATAACGCGGGAATTGACCGTCAGGAGACTTTCCTCCGATGACAGGCGGCACACGCTTTTGGAAAAGAGCTCCTTCTCTCCCCCGCCCCCGCGGCCATACCGCCCGCCCGTCCCCGTCCCACTTTGGTTACTCGGAATCACTCGGCCCGTTCTGCGCGTGCCCCGCGTCGAATGCGGCCAACACGGGGGAAAAAGCGCgcttattttaaaaatacccATTGACTAACTCGACCACGACTAACGGCTATAAATAGGAGTTGCGTGGATAATGCGTGGTCGTGCGTGAGCCAGTATCGCGTAACATTatgagaaacaatttttttgacaatattGCTTgggtttttcacattttttattactaacTTGATCGCGTGattaatttacaaatacaaatCAATTCAAGCACATGCATTGTGCATTTATTAATACGCGCAACCTTTTACACAATAATTATTCGTTACGCTGATTACGCATCAGTAGATAAGGTCCAGGAAGGCTTCGACTCACGTCTTTCATACATAAGTATATCTTGTAGCGGTGTACTTTGATGGTACCTCgacaatttatttcacatacATGCAACTTGCGTAATACTAAGTCTCCGAATTAGATTTTTCACGGCAATTATCATTCTGCAGTCaaagcttaaaaaaattaatctcaCTATTATATGGTGATGGGAaggtatgaattttcaaatacctgCACTCTTCACACTTTGAGGACGTTCATGAGACATTTACCGGCGAACTCtactgaaaaaattcgctttacaaattttatcaatgttATACGAAGAACCGTgttcttttttcgttcaaatGTGTATTCTCGACGTTGCACAAAAAATTCATGCATACAAGCTGCAGATCATAAACGTGCGAAAGAAAATCTATATGATCCGATCCTATGttgttttttaaacattaaaaGTTTGCAAATGATGATTCAAATTCTTCGATTATCATGCTGAATAGGATTATATAGCTACAAAAGTAAAGTGATTCAATGAATTTCTTAGTTAAAATTACACGAGCCTGTAGATTAATCTAAAACGTATCATTTTAAAAGTAATATTAGTTTAATAACCTTGTACACTTCGTATTAAGTACATGTTTCAATAATTAAGAACCGCTGTAACAGGTCAACGTACATTATTTAAAAGATATTACTTTACAAAGGAGAGCAAATAGGCTCACTCCTGCGGGGGAATGTCCAATACCCGGTCGTTAAGTACATTATCGATCATAATCGATAACTTCATCATATAATTACATATCGTATTTGAGTACCCCTAATTGAGATACTCAAGAGACAAGTAATAAGGCCGTTGTGTTCGTTAATAATTACACATTAATAATTAGAATAAAACCTAATACTTATACTGATGCTTGAGTAAGATTATGGACATAGGCCTAAGCGCGGCATCCACGAATTCTTTCAATATACCTATAAATTAAACTGCAAATATTTAGATACAATATTAAAGTGAAtagaattcattgaaaaaccATTACAATTAGCCGAATTTAGTCACTTATTCTACATTGTATTAAACAAATAACAGAAACAAAGAATTTGTAATGCTGGCACATTCATTGATGGGACCTATaatataattcgaaaaattaagtTTCTTGCCTGTAAACACTGTCGCCTCACAACAATAAGTAAGTAGCAGCAGTTTGAACCCTCGCTTTGGGTACACATAAATACGTTGAGCAATTTCAAAGGCTAcaaatatttgcaattttaaaaaCGTCAAGTCCATGATGctttgaatattgtttaaaCATTCAATACtttttggtgaattttttttttttaacaaacgaACAACTTACTTTTCTAGTACTAACACAGTCTCTGCTATGTGAGTAAAATATTCTCGGTCCTAGCATGAAATCAGTACTTTGTGCGAATCTCAGAAAACCCCACTGAGCTATAAGTACTGGGCTTCCAGTGTTAGGCCATGTCCACTCTCTTGATAGGACATTTTTATCGATTATCTGTAAAAAAAGCTAGCTGGGCTGCTTTATCATTTTGGCAATAACGAAGATCATAAcagtatgtacatatgtacagaACTAAAGGAGCACCGATGTTAATCTGTCTAGCTACCCGCGTTATTGTAAGATGTTCGTCCACCCAGTTCAAGAAGGTAGCGGTCCGGGTGATCCAACCAATCAGTCGTACTTAGCTTGACCACCCTCTGTTTCTCAGCTTCTTTGACTTGCCACTTTTTAATCTCTAACTGTAACTCTCTGAAAAGTGAATAACTATTAGTACGAATACTTAACAtaacattaaaaataaaacgaaagtaTGGAAATTTATGGCATTACAGTTTTCAGCGTAAGCAACCACGAACAGAGTTCATCAATAGCTGGGTCAGTCCAATAACAGACCTACGGaccaaattgaaaatcgatgaaGAATCAAAGTGTACCCTACCTGGATTTCCGATCTCCACAACCCCAAGCTTCCAAGCTATCAAGACGATAAGGTACACCGTTAAGTTTAAGGCACTGGAACGATTTGTCCAAATCAACGCAAGGATTTCGTGGATCACTGCCGGCTCGGACACCTTGCGGATAGCCACGGATCATTGTGTTTAGATAAACTAGCTTGGGTCCTCTTTCCACGATTCTAAATGTGGGTGAAAGCTCTATAACCATGGAATCTTCATCACCCCAATAGAGGTGAGATTCACGCCATTCAACGGCCGAACATATACAGTATGTTGGGCGATCGCCTCCTTCCTCAGGACTCACACCCCTAAGGAACAATAAAGTAGGACCCTTATATCCCAGGACATGGTGTATGAATCTGTTCGCACCAGATCCGTGTTGCCCACTGTTATAAAGAAGAGTCCAATGACTGGGGTACGTTGGTCCAGCCATTTTTGCTATCAGTGCTTGAGTACCTTCCGTAGGAGAAATCTCAGCCTACGTACATAAACATGACCCCTCATTACGTAATAAGAGTACTGAACCTATTGTgttgaaatcaaaatattctttacattgaaaaatctgccAGCAATGCAGCTATAATCTTGTAATGTCTCACACAAAAGCACTCAACAAGTAAGAACTGATCTGTTGCTCATTGAGTAACAGTGTTTCGAAATAGTTTCACAAAAATGATCTATTACTTTGCACATTACAACTTTCATCAAACATGTGGCATCAACTAGTATAGAATAGGCAATATTCTTTGGCCATCATACCAAATTTATGGTTCTGGTACAACAGCGACGGTGAAATTATGTATCTTTTACATATTTACCTGCGTGTAACAGAGTGGAAGACTTCCAGAAAGTAGCCAGACATGGCTTAAAGGAAGCAGAGGTTTTGATCCATCGAGAGGTGCAGATTGCTCTAGAACTGGTGTAGCTGGTGCTAATTGTGGTCGTGACTGAACTTCAGAAAGTAAGGCTGCACCATTTCGATATGCCGTTGTGAAAGCGTGGACAATATAACGATGTAGGCCGTTAAACAACCGTGGGCAATTTTGCCATAACCAATTGCTCACATAGCTCACAGATAGGACTTCTTTGCCGTGAAactggaataaatttctttacaGTCTTGATTGAATTACAATCAACAGAATATAACAAATTTGATTACAAGTCATGATGACAAATGTGTGGATGACATAACAGTTATAAAACAAGTTTcactttgaaataaactttGTAAATGTTTTTTGCAATTGAATAACACATTGGCtagatgaaataatttaaaatttgaactgtagtttaatttttattctattatttcATGTATAGTCAACGACAGATATTGTTACCTCAAGTTAATTTTAACTACTGCCAGTAGATATTTATCATACAATGAAAAAGGTGGGTTTACTAACACAGGATTTGGTAACAGATTCGATTGTACGATGAATGTGTGGGCAGCGCTGTGGTCCGCCACTTGAGCTGTCCAAAGCTAATTGATAAGTAACCATTAGTAAGTCGTCTAAGCCGTCAGGGACTACGTCTATGCCTTCCCTGGCATACATCTTGACATAATTTTCCAATATCGTTTGGTCATTCATGATCGAAAGAAACCTTTCAATCTGCTGTCTGAATGCAGAAGTTCCAAGATGGGAAGTTGTTGCTTTTGACTGAcgatgtaaaaacaaaaacaacttCTCCGCAAGCTTGGGATACTGCGGAAACATATATCGTTTAAATACATTCTCGGTAACTCCATTTACAGATTCCTCTTGTTGTGATCGTTCTGTTAGGATCTAAAAAgttacaaataaattaattttaacattGATGCAAACTATAAATTCATATTGATGATATGTGACATGAAATCTAGCTGTGATAATATTTCTGACACTTTAAATATATGCTCTAAGCAGGGCTGGGAGCTGATAAAACTTTGATAACAAGTCTAGTCGAATAGTCTGTAAGAAACTGTTGaataccaaatttcaaattacctCCGCAGTTCCTAATTATTTGTACTTGAGACTGTGACTTgagaatttgtaaattttcagtCGCAGCAGTGGTTGGTCAtgtgattttcaaatatttactaTGTATAGTGAAAATCGTGTCAGATGAAGGAAGCGTGACCCCTACAATACAAAGacagaaatttggaaaaaaaaccttcctagctcatcaatttttcatgtcGAATTTGGCTATATATGCGATAAGTTAGAGGGatgccctggtcgatttcgacgttgacatAAATATCTCCAAATGTCAAAGTTCACCTATCTCAAACGCGAACAAGGGTTTAATAGCTCTACTCTACGCAcgattctgaacaaaaacaccccaatacatttttatttgagtcagaaatagaaaaatggcACTGGTTCTACGAAGTAGCAATAGTAAATTCATAGAATCCATGCCATCTCTTTTGTTTGTATTCTTTTGTGTATATGGATTCGAGTGTTTTTGTTCGGAATTGTGCatagaatggggctgttaAGTTCTTTTTTGCTTTTGACATACGTGGACTtggatatttggaaatatataTGTTTCCATGATAATCTATCGGGGTGACACCTTAAATTTCAGATAATACGAAAATCTCAGCCTAAGTCATCATGACAATTTCCCTTTAACTCCAGAAATGGAACTGTTGCGTTTACAACTCActattgtaaaaaatcataataaacTTTGACAAGTTTATGCGTGTTAAAGAAAGTACGGACACAAGACTAGTTTACACATAGACATGGCGGATTATTCCGTTTCATCCGAAGTCCTTCTAATTATTCCATGATAAACCGCAGATAATTGGGAGTGCTCGAGTGAAATGTGCATTTCGGTTAATCGAAGGTTCGATAAGCAAGGTTTTACTATACATCTCTACcacaattttctttaaaatgtGTGTATAAGTATTTCCTTTAAAAACGGAGCAAATTATAGATTATTAGAGACATAGCAATCTGGATATAAACAGAATAAAGTTCTGGAGTAGAAACTcaaacagataaaaaaaaaatgttcattatttaacaatttagaatttttcgttGCGACTTCCTAACTCTACAGGACACGACATgcagatgtaaaaaaatacagattttATCATACTGGAATCGAATTTTACTCCGTGATGTTATCAAAGGTGTAAAAGTTGAGGCACAAGTCGTTATCAATATTTTACGATTCACGTGATCTATCAACCGGAGAAAAAAGTCTTCAACGATTGTTTCCGCATCGATTTAAAAGCGATAAAAATACATTAATAAATACATCTGATGATGCGTTGTGACACGTCTGTCATAACACTGCTCCATTGATCTGATGTGTCAGGAATTGTTgttgaaagaatgaaaaacaggAGAATGCAATTCAGGGTACCGTCAGCTCCGTTACCAGTGGCAACAACATATTGCATGGCTAGAGAATAATTATGCAAAGGGATGCACTTGCCTTGGCGAGTTTGTCAATCGGTTCGAATTGCGTGTGCGACGTGTGTTCAATGTCGGCCCCAGAGGCACTTCGTGACATGCCTTTCTTCGTCGTAACATCATTTCCCGTGGATGATACCGTGATTGCTTTCTTATGACCCCCCATGGTACCCCGTATGACCTGATTACCCATTATCGCAACTGAATCGTATCTTTTGTTGCACAGTTTTCAGCTAACTACGACACCCTCGCCTCACCATtcgcaatgaaaaataacaacaacacaACACGGAACCCTGACTTCGGACTGAACTGATGGGAAGCGGATGTCAAACCTTAGACAACGCAATTTCGTTAGAAGTGCAGTCTTGCTGCCTGCAGCTTGGACCATGAACTTGAATATATGTAGAGTATTGCTGAATTCAACCTTGTCAGCTCCCTGACACACGCTGCTAAAAatggttcgcaaaatgtccctcgattctgccgcCAATCTCCACCTCTAGTAGCGCTAGTAGTTGTCTGAGAAGCTTGCGCGCGGTCAGCGGAGGTAGCGAGTGTGTCAGAAGTCTACCagcgccacgtagaggaactaaaaaacggggataaacgcgtacaattttttagtatacgatcagtggtgagtgtcagggggctgaACCTTGTGCAACGCTGTGAGAAGTCAAAAATATGTTCGAAATCTTTTAGACTAAGGTCAATACATAACTGCTGAAATTCAAATCTGAAGCTCAAATATTTCTTGAGGTCTCTGCAAGAGGAAACTATAGCAAATGGTAGATCTACGCAAAATCTGTTTAGTGATATATTATTAGCCATATAGTTGGTATGCATGCATGCGAGTTGAAGCCAAGGCAAATCTCCCTAGGATCACTTGTCGTCTGTTCTGCGCCAGAGATTTACGTAAGGTGTCGACAGTTTCGAGATTTTATTTAAAAGCAATTTGAACAGTTAATATCAAATTCTTTTGCATTTTGTTGACAGATCAAAATGGCTGGTATTGCGTCCACAGTCTACACTGTTATCTGCCGCCGCAGTTCAACATTTGCGCTGGCTATAATTGCTGGCACGTTCGTTTTTGAACGTACTTTTGACACCATATCCAACCAAATTTTTGACTCTTATAACAAAGGAGTGAGTATCCAGCGCATGAACAATGTTTTATTCAGGTCCACATTAATAAAAGACTGCTCTCTTCGTGTCATATACATGATTAATTTTTGATGACTATTCAGTTGGATTGTATCAGGTGGTATGCAGTTAGGTTAGCGTAGCATGGCTACCAATACGTAATGTATATTCATCGAATTTTCCAACAGTAAAATTGATTCTTTGTTGCAtttattgacatttttaatcataattattcatggttcattttcatcaaataCCTAATTGACAAATCTAGTAAAGGTAAAGATTTCCACTTGTACTAATTAATGCATATTTATGTTTGCTAAATCCTGTAGTAATGCTATGTTATTTTCAGAAACAATGGAAGGACATCAAACACAAATATGAGAAGGAATAAGAAGAGACCACAATATGCGCATGCAAtagtatttaatatttcataaacatgataatataaatacataatttCGATGGATGAAAAGTATATTATAAgtagttgaataaaaaatattacatatatcTAGAGAATCTTAGTAGCAATTTTAGTTCTAAACTAACCATAATAAAATCtcattgcaacgcaaaatatAATAAGTAAAAATGACAGTGCGCGTTATGTTAAAAAATGCAAGAAAGTCTAGTACGAGATCAGTTTTAAAAAGCATCACTTACCATACTCGATATTAGGTGTCCAGTATATGACTATTCTAGTATTAGAGAATGTTTTATAacttttatatttcatatgagttaaattaaaatacaatCTATAGTTGAGAACTTTCATCAATGAAGCTATAAAATAGCTAATAAATACTATGTGTTGCAACTTGATTTTATCATAGTGTAGGGGTTAATTTACTCTAATCTAGGATACTAACAGGAGAAATAGAAGAGTTATACCATGCATCTGACATGAGTAGGTGTTGGGGTTAACTGGCTTTTCTTCAATTGATGAAAATGGATGCTAAGTGCATTGcgtaaattcttttttccaacGACTTGAATAGCAAAGCATTAATGCCTCGATTGTGTACATGATACTTTATGTAACAAAAGCGTagtttacaagttttttcGATAGCTGagtacacaaaaaaaaaccatactgtgatatataaattatcagattgaaaatttcagattctCTATTTTTGAATTCGCCAATGGagaaattttggattttttcccTGTGAAATACACAGATATATAATATGGTATTAATCGAGTACTTTCATGAGGTTGAAACTCGTAATGTTAATTATTGGAGCATTTTTAGGAAACATGTGTATTTTACAACTTTAGAAATGGTTTAAAATGAAGcaaaatattctcaaattCTACAAACTCAATCTCCTGCGTCATTCTGAGGCTAAAATCCGTTCTTTTTTCTGCAGTACTGCGTTACAATAGCATTACTCATTTCGATCTCGTGTAACTTTATTGATCACCTGATACTTTGCATGACATTTGATGTTGCAGAACCTCAGCAAGAGATTTCAATTCGCCACAGAGCTCGCAAGGTATTGTTGCCTGTTGACCCGCAGGAGAACATAAAATTTGATGTGCAGCCAATCTGTGAGGGCTAAAACTTTCCTCGCAAAATTCACAGGGCAACTTTGTTGTAGAGTCATCCATTTGGCACAAACGAGTGGAAGATAATAGGTTGCCACGTTCATTTCCGAAGCAATTAATGCGATGCCTCTGATAATCTATAAGTTCGAGTGATTTGTTACATATGTCACATAATATACAGGACTCTCCCCTGGCCCGGGCTGCCAATATCTTATCAGCCAATGAAGACCTTAATGGATATCCTGAGTATTGAGTATGGTGTGTTCTATATTCATCAAAAGGACCAGCTGAATCACATGTGTCACGTGGAATAACGCTTGTGTTTACCACATCTGCGTGGATAGGAACATCTCGCTGGTCGCATACGGTACGATGAACTTCATAATCCCGTGAAGCAATCGACTTGTGACAAATGTCACATCGGACAACTGACATTTTTCTAAGTACAGGATTAGTGGTGCACCAGCCAAGCGTACATGATATCTGATGTCGTCTCAACTCATTTGGTGTAAACATACCATCACAGAATTCGCACGGCAATAATGTGGCATCTCCATTCTTGAGACTAGTTGCTCTCGCACTAGATGCAGTAGCTCCAGTTACTTCCCAAGATGCACTCGGTCCGGGTTCTGAAACGAGAAGAGTAGCAGCaacatttgaattttgctTCCAAGCAATTATTAATCGAGCTTAGATTGATCTCTATAACAACCTACCATCttccaattttaaaaacttgtgGTTTGAATCTAAATGCAATTGTGTGTATTTGAACATCACATATTCTCCACAGTCTTCACATTTCTCAGTGCGAGTGCCGCAATAATCAGTGTGTGCAGTCATGTCGCTAAAAGGCAACTCTAACTCACAGTAAAGACAGGAAATGAAGCGTTTCGGGCATTCTGATTGCATATGTTTTTCAAGAAGTCTTTTCTCGATGCTTGCCTTGCAGCCTGAGCATGTCTCATTGGCATGCTCCAGACTGTTATGTTCACCGATATTATGTTTGGGTACTGGTTCCCCACATTTATTACAGAGTTCTATGTGTCTGCTGCAGTGCGCTGTGTGTGTAACATAATTCTGTGATGCAATTTTCTGTTTGCTGCAATAAATCATTGGTATTAAGTTAATTTAGAAATAAGttatataaagaaaaattttcaatttagatACCAATCGCGGAACAAAAAAGCTAATTTTTAAAGTATTAAAAATAGATGCCTGACATCAATGAGGTTAGCCGTAGGCGTAACTTCTCTCGAACTATTTCAAccatatttaaacaattaaaaattattttgaaggGTGTCAAATGTATCTTACCAATTATCGCACGTTAAACTGTCATTTTCACTCATCTTTCGAATCGTTTAATCACAATACTTCAGGATTTCAACGATGTTTAGGGTTACTAAAGTAGCGTGCACGGTGCAACATAGGTATGTCCTATACGGTCAAACATCAATTGttaatttcaacaaaactTTGTAAAGTACCCGTATTCCCACTGGTAATCCTCGCTTTTTTTAACGCTTGGAATGTGTTCCCAAATTGAGCTACCTTGTCctgaaaatcgattgggcgctaCGTGGTTGTCACAAGTGTCGCGAATACCTCGAAAACTGTGATAGATACGGCAAAACTAACGAAATTTGGTACATAATTacgaatattaatgttatggaatagatcgagcgcgtgtcgaaaagaatcccatttcgaaatgaataaccAGTACTCGGCCGGCAAGTGGGCCTGAGACCATGTGAATCCGTGTTAGCATCTGGTAGCATCTTTATCGGTGAAATCGCTCAATACGCCAGTATGGTGACtacttcaaataattatatttcagtgTGTGAGACGAGGTTGTCATATACGTGTTAGAAAAAAGCAACGCAGCTTTTCGCTATTCCGCTGTGTAGGTAATTTTTGGTATCACGCTGCACCGGTATAAAAAAGTAACAGAGAAAATACTTGTATATTCTAAGTCTACTATGCCATATTCCGCggattatataaaaaataaactgtcTGATAAGCTGGATACCCTACACGTGGTAAGTGTATCTTTCTCCCGTGCGTAAGACCGTCGAATCATCTGCCACGTTAGTCTCGATTACGGCTTAACCTGCCATCGTTTGGTTACGGTATGGCCTCAGGACATGTGACAAAACAATCAATTAAATATTCTAAATTATCCAGTAGTAACAACCACATGATAATCCTGTAAATTGTCGGTATCAGCATCGTGAACAAGATCTTAGAAAATGTGCGAAGACAGTCgtgttattattttccttgTGACTGTACTGCTAAGGTGGTGTGCCACATATCACCCATATAGCGGCCAAGGAAAACCACCGATGTTTGGCGATTACGAAGCACAAAGGCATTGGCAAGAAGTAACATTCAATTTACCAT is drawn from Neodiprion fabricii isolate iyNeoFabr1 chromosome 3, iyNeoFabr1.1, whole genome shotgun sequence and contains these coding sequences:
- the LOC124178768 gene encoding XIAP-associated factor 1-like codes for the protein MSENDSLTCDNCKQKIASQNYVTHTAHCSRHIELCNKCGEPVPKHNIGEHNSLEHANETCSGCKASIEKRLLEKHMQSECPKRFISCLYCELELPFSDMTAHTDYCGTRTEKCEDCGEYVMFKYTQLHLDSNHKFLKLEDEPGPSASWEVTGATASSARATSLKNGDATLLPCEFCDGMFTPNELRRHQISCTLGWCTTNPVLRKMSVVRCDICHKSIASRDYEVHRTVCDQRDVPIHADVVNTSVIPRDTCDSAGPFDEYRTHHTQYSGYPLRSSLADKILAARARGESCILCDICNKSLELIDYQRHRINCFGNERGNLLSSTRLCQMDDSTTKLPCEFCEESFSPHRLAAHQILCSPAGQQATIPCELCGELKSLAEVLQHQMSCKVSGDQ
- the LOC124178769 gene encoding cytochrome b-c1 complex subunit 9 isoform X2: MRVEAKANLPRITCRLFCARDLRKIKMAGIASTVYTVICRRSSTFALAIIAGTFVFERTFDTISNQIFDSYNKGKQWKDIKHKYEKE
- the LOC124178769 gene encoding cytochrome b-c1 complex subunit 9 isoform X1 codes for the protein MHACELKPRQISLGSLVVCSAPEIYIKMAGIASTVYTVICRRSSTFALAIIAGTFVFERTFDTISNQIFDSYNKGKQWKDIKHKYEKE
- the LOC124178767 gene encoding uncharacterized protein LOC124178767 → MGNQVIRGTMGGHKKAITVSSTGNDVTTKKGMSRSASGADIEHTSHTQFEPIDKLAKILTERSQQEESVNGVTENVFKRYMFPQYPKLAEKLFLFLHRQSKATTSHLGTSAFRQQIERFLSIMNDQTILENYVKMYAREGIDVVPDGLDDLLMVTYQLALDSSSGGPQRCPHIHRTIESVTKSCFHGKEVLSVSYVSNWLWQNCPRLFNGLHRYIVHAFTTAYRNGAALLSEVQSRPQLAPATPVLEQSAPLDGSKPLLPLSHVWLLSGSLPLCYTQAEISPTEGTQALIAKMAGPTYPSHWTLLYNSGQHGSGANRFIHHVLGYKGPTLLFLRGVSPEEGGDRPTYCICSAVEWRESHLYWGDEDSMVIELSPTFRIVERGPKLVYLNTMIRGYPQGVRAGSDPRNPCVDLDKSFQCLKLNGVPYRLDSLEAWGCGDRKSRELQLEIKKWQVKEAEKQRVVKLSTTDWLDHPDRYLLELGGRTSYNNADNR